From one Culex quinquefasciatus strain JHB chromosome 3, VPISU_Cqui_1.0_pri_paternal, whole genome shotgun sequence genomic stretch:
- the LOC6054113 gene encoding sorting nexin-13 isoform X4: MEFKYASWIVLSVGVSINIFGLFWFLALVIGLVAFLVGLLTILYLQHGDLDKFLDSGLLENPLDEPKTLGLSIGSVQLGEEVTASTTNSSASSHSPLASFKSYITHPEILLHHHRDSPPGSPRKKKILSGNKAVDKLIHTLVDYIIRDFIDSWYTVVSDSREFSDANIRNSIEGLVLNVCQRLKSAELLPLMTTKLIDDLARHTRFYRLASQDVSSNVKPPSANDQKRLKIHEKLSPQKKNHRGMGDGHRRNKSETDLTWHLGNAALQKNVANSKFYGVQADEQSLVDPEVMLLNSFFGFCDEYKKECMDEEAMLEYFHRIAETVLYFTLPEEDFNCQTLRALLCNILANTVLRPMVATLADPDFINLQIAKHAAKEVPAGEFLLKMIRQSNDLSELRACRQLITKEMDAKHKDSSYSAELASLKYTQKLIDLRISHLQNNKSDLGKSEKEKPCSSLPRLSLDDILRKELAVSYYLDYLSVLNLQKYVIFYLTAQEWKITTSQSFSEVQINKSKPSREEVMRLIREKANNLYQEYLTPKSPNYLNIDQGLIEALAIRLRDTIVQPENTWFDSICKYVYEKQKNEEVFLNNFYQSSAYKQLLRELDFSNAQDHELPSLEHLGVGASGGLLLVDNLSDTNSGDLRFDETDDDGDGGPPSGFFQSDIKEEHDVRVGAKAATTTLLPAAVANVKHARSHSDCTGMFTTINDINIEQLKSSDCSSNDSGNELATNSVAVPTSLDGNGSSSLPQPPIEIHIDHHKADDSLVFRQKLSAKIINTAIHCEGQYAVYAIQVCVIEDNQHKSWHIYRRYSKFLELKKMLVKRFPTLGKVPFPAKKAFQNTQRAVLEHRMEVLNLFLQEICAKAETNDDMRAIVRNFLEPDTDDRRMHGGAVVKTIESFKSGMSKIRNMPDSLVGGISRIFLGKGPLKERTFYDIQDIPTLELKQSEYPALASALNLLDEVFDLQNKSQWLRRGLINRLLGAPWVSHATNKKIVQLAGSLLAMDKVEAVLSAVLNNVWPDGDRFNPNPPLREDSTKLRTKLAAKIALFSLLSDDLKHVVGSVTCNTGLLNFFQMLQNKKLNTRLLLILLDHVLRVAFHTDNMTKHAGAACGDGDTIRIGTPSGSAAGSRKSSKHYY, translated from the exons GTTCCGTCCAGCTTGGCGAAGAGGTGACCGCATCGACAACGAACTCCTCCGCCTCGTCCCACTCTCCACTAGCCTCGTTCAAGTCGTACATCACCCATCCGGAGATCCTGCTGCACCACCACCGCGACTCTCCTCCCGGATCCCCCCGCAAAAAGAAGATCCTCAGCGGCAACAAGGCGGTAGACAAGCTGATCCACACGCTGGTCGATTACATAATCCGGGACTTTATCGACTCGTGGTACACGGTCGTGTCGGATAGTCGCGAGTTTAGCGACGCAAATATACGTAACAGTATTGAGGGCTTGGTTTTGAACGTTTGTCAGCGGCTAAAGTCGGCGGAGTTGTTGCCGCTGATGACGACCAAGCTGATTGACGATTTGGCACGGCACACGAGGTTTTACCGGTTGGCCAGCCAGGACGTGAGTAGCAATGTGAAGCCACCGAGTGCGAACGATCAGAAGCGGTTGAAGATCCACGAGAAGTTGTCGCCACAGAAGAAGAACCACCGCGGAATGGGCGATGGCCATCGGCGAAACAAGAGTGAAACGGATTTGACGTGGCACTTGGGGAATGCGGCGCTGCAGAAGAATGTGGCGAATTCTAAGTTTTACGGTGTTCAAGCGGATGAGCAATCGCTGGTGGATCCGGAGGTGATGTTGTTGAACTCGTTCTTTGGGTTTTGCGACGAGTACAAGAAGGAGTGCATGGACGAGGAAGCGATGCTGGAGTACTTCCATCGGATCGCCGAAACCGTGCTGTACTTTACCCTTCCAGAGGAGGACTTCAACTGCCAGACGTTGCGGGCTCTTCTGTGCAACATCCTCGCGAATACCGTGCTCCGACCGATGGTGGCCACCCTCGCCGATCCGGACTTTATCAACCTCCAAATCGCCAAACACGCCGCCAAAGAGGTCCCAGCCGGTGAGTTCCTGCTCAAGATGATCCGCCAGTCGAACGACCTGTCCGAGCTGAGGGCCTGTCGGCAGCTCATCACCAAAGAAATGGACGCCAAGCACAAGGACTCGAGCTACAGTGCCGAGCTGGCCAGCCTCAAGTACACGCAGAAGCTGATCGATCTGCGGATTAGTCACCTCCAGAACAACAAGAGCGACCTTGGCAAAAGTGAGAAGGAAAAGCCCTGCTCGAGCCTGCCCCGGCTTAGTTTGGACGACATTCTGCGCAAGGAGCTGGCCGTGTCGTACTATCTGGACTATTTGAGCGTGCTAAACCTGCAAAAGTATGTGATATTTTACTTGACGGCGCAGG AGTGGAAAATAACCACCAGCCAAAGCTTTTCGGAAGTGCAAATCAACAAGTCGAAACCTAGCCGGGAGGAGGTGATGCGGTTGATACGGGAAAAGGCGAACAATTTGTACCAGGAG TATCTAACCCCCAAATCGCCAAACTACCTGAACATAGACCAGGGCCTAATCGAGGCGCTCGCGATCCGCCTCCGGGACACGATCGTCCAGCCGGAGAACACGTGGTTCGACTCGATCTGCAAGTACGTGTACGAGAAGCAAAAGAACGAGGAGGTCTTCCTGAACAACTTCTACCAAAGCTCGGCCTACAAGCAGCTGCTGCGCGAGCTCGACTTTAGCAACGCCCAGGACCACGAGCTGCCCTCGCTGGAACATCTGGGGGTGGGCGCTTCCGGCGGTCTCCTGCTGGTGGACAACCTCAGCGATACCAACTCGGGCGATTTGCGCTTCGACGAGACGGATGATGATGGGGATGGTGGGCCGCCGAGTGGGTTCTTCCAGAGCGACATCAAGGAGGAGCACGACGTGAGGGTGGGGGCGAAGGCGGCGACGACGACTCTGCTTCCGGCGGCGGTGGCCAACGTGAAGCACGCCCGGTCGCACAGCGACTGCACCGGCATGTTCACCACCATCAACGACATCAACATCGAACAGCTCAAGTCGTCGGACTGCTCGAGTAACGACTCCGGGAATGAGTTGGCTACGAATTCCGTGGCCGTACCGACAAGCTTGGACGGCAATGGGAGCAGTAGCTTGCCGCAACCACCGATCGAGATACATATCGATCACCACAAGGCGGACGACTCGCTGGTGTTTCGGCAGAAACTCTCCGCCAAGATCATCAACACGGCGATCCATTGCGAGGGTCAGTACGCGGTGTATGCGATCCAGGTGTGCGTCATCGAGGACAACCAGCACAAGAGCTGGCACATCTACCGACGGTACTCCAAGTTTCTCGAGCTGAAGAAGATGCTGGTGAAGCGGTTCCCTACGCTGGGGAAGGTCCCGTTTCCGGCGAAGAAGGCCTTCCAGAACACGCAACGGGCCGTGCTGGAGCACCGGATGGAGGTGCTGAACCTGTTTCTGCAGGAGATTTGTGCCAAAGCGGAGACGAACGACGACATGCGGGCGATCGTGCGGAACTTCCTGGAGCCGGACACGGACGATCGGCGGATGCACGGCGGAGCGGTGGTGAAGACG ATCGAAAGCTTCAAATCGGGCATGAGCAAGATCCGCAACATGCCGGACTCGCTGGTCGGCGGCATCTCGCGCATCTTCCTCGGCAAGGGCCCCCTCAAGGAGCGCACCTTCTACGACATCCAGGATATCCCGACGCTGGAGCTGAAGCAGTCCGAGTATCCGGCGCTGGCATCCGCACTCAACCTGCTGGACGAGGTGTTCGACCTGCAGAACAAGTCCCAGTGGTTGAGGCGTGGGCTGATCAACCGGTTGCTCGGAGCGCCCTGGGTAAGCCACGCAACGAACAAGAAGATCGTCCAACTGGCCGGTTCGCTGCTCGCGATGGACAAGGTCGAAGCGGTCCTGTCGGCGGTGCT CAATAACGTCTGGCCCGACGGCGATCGCTTCAACCCGAACCCACCGCTCCGCGAGGACAGCACCAAGCTGCGTACCAAACTAGCGGCCAAAATCGCCCTCTTTTCTCTGCTGTCGGACGACCTGAAGCACGTGGTCGGTTCGGTGACGTGCAACACGGGCCTGCTGAactttttccaaatgttgcaaAACAAGAAGCTAAACACGCGCCTCCTCCTCATCCTGCTCGATCACGTGCTGCGGGTGGCCTTTCACACCGACAACATGACCAAGCATGCCGGAGCGGCCTGCGGTGACGGGGACACGATACGAATCGGAACGCCGTCCGGATCGGCTGCTGGGTCGAGGAAATCTTCCAAGCATTACTACTGA